From one Solanum stenotomum isolate F172 chromosome 12, ASM1918654v1, whole genome shotgun sequence genomic stretch:
- the LOC125848239 gene encoding uridine kinase-like protein 5, which produces MDSQMAASTDAAQIVLKVPFVIGVAGGTASGKTTVCNMIISQLQNQRVVLISQEAFYHPLTAEQLEKVYEHNFDHPDAFNTELLLSCMEELKHGRRINIPNYDFKLHRSVEPARVVNPSDVIILDGILILHDPRIRDLMNMKIFVDSDSDVRLARRIRRDTVERNRNILNVLDQYSKHVKPGFEDFIRPTKKYADVIIPRGADNDVAIDLIVQHIRTKLGQHDLCKIYSNVFVIQSTFQIRGMHTLVRNAKTTKHDFVFYADRLIRLVVEHGLGHLPFTEKQIITPTGSVYSGVVFCKRLCGVSIIRSGESMENALRACCKGIKIGKILIHGEGKSGRQLIYEKLPSDIASRHVLLLDPVLASGNSAVKAISVLLSKGVPESNIVFLNLISAPEGLHTVCNNYPRLKIVTSEIDTTLNKDLHVIPGMGEFGDRYFGTGSRVTSS; this is translated from the exons ATGGATTCTCAAATGGCTGCTTCTACAGACGCTGCACAAATCGTGTTGAAGGTACCTTTTGTTATTG GTGTTGCTGGAGGGACTGCATCTGGCAAAACAACTGTTTGCAATATGATTATTTCACAGCTTCAGAATCAACGAGTCGTACTAATCAGTCAA GAAGCATTTTATCATCCATTAACTGCAGAACAGTTAGAGAAAGTTTATGAACACAACTTTGATCATCCTG ATGCCTTTAATACAGAGCTTCTGCTTTCGTGTATGGAAGAATTAAAACATGGACGAAGAATTAACATTCCTAATTATGATTTCAAGCTCCATAGGAGCGTGGAACCAGCTCGTGTG GTCAATCCCTCAGATGTCATCATTTTAGATGGAATTCTTATTCTGCATGATCCTCGTATACGTGATCTCATGAATATGAAAATCTTTGTTGATTCAG ACTCTGATGTACGTCTGGCCAGGAGGATACGACGAGATACTGTTGAGAGGAACAGAAACATTCTGAATGTGCTAGATCAG TATTCCAAACATGTTAAACCTGGTTTTGAGGACTTCATTCGTCCAACTAAGAAATATGCTGATGTAATAATTCCTCGAGGAGCAGATAATGATGTTGCAATCGATTTGATAGTTCAACACATTCGTACAAAGCTTGGACAACATGATCTTTGCAAAATATACTCAAATGTATTTGTTATACAGTCTACATTTCAG ATACGTGGGATGCATACACTTGTGCGAAATGCAAAAACAACCAAGCATGACTTTGTTTTTTATGCAGATCGCCTTATTCGCTTG GTTGTGGAGCATGGTCTTGGTCACCTTCCCTTTACTGAGAAGCAGATAATCACTCCTACAG GATCTGTTTATAGTGGAGTCGTTTTCTGTAAACGTTTGTGTGGAGTCTCGATCATTAGAAG TGGAGAAAGCATGGAAAATGCATTGAGAGCTTGCTGCAAGGGAATCAAAATCGGAAAAATTCTAATCCACGGGGAGGGTAAAAGTGGAAGGCAG TTGATCTATGAGAAGCTACCATCAGATATTGCAAGTCGACACGTATTGCTGCTTGATCCAGTACTTGCTTCAG GGAATTCCGCGGTGAAAGCTATATCTGTGCTTCTTAGTAAAGGTGTACCAGAATCCAACATTGTTTTCTTAAACCTTATATCA GCCCCTGAGGGACTACATACTGTATGCAACAACTATCCGCGATTGAAGATTGTAACATCAGAGATTGATACAACACTTAACAAGGACTTACATGTGATTCCTGGTATGGGAGAATTTGGAGATCGTTATTTTGGTACTGGTAGTCGAGTTACTTCTTCCTAG
- the LOC125848606 gene encoding chalcone isomerase-like protein 1, with protein sequence MPTTVEDVTAKIDAVEIDPRSGLALKEKAIEGELKTTETTQEKTNEAKSDPEKEPNGATFKEEEVPVEVEPKTGVSFPVKLEDGKQLKAVGLRKKSMLGMGIKIYGFGIYADNEKLKDLMQSKIAKAPSKPTKEMYQMAIDSDLGMMMRLVIVFSNLTMNMVRKNFDEGLGAAIKKLTGGKNEELTKKIMGEASDDIKLNSGSVIEISRLPGYVLQTKVKGEIVSKVESELLCRAFIYMYLGDDPFDKDAKEKFGASMLSLF encoded by the exons ATGCCAACCACCGTGGAAGATGTCACTGCCAAGATTGATGCAGTTGAAATCGACCCCAGGAGTGGTCTTGCTTTGAAGGAGAAGGCAATCGAAGGTGAACTAAAGACTACAGAAACAACACAAGAGAAGACTAATGAAGCCAAAAGTGATCCGGAGAAAGAACCCAATGGTGCAACTTTCAAAGAAGAGGAAGTTCCAGTTGAGGTTGAACCTAAAACTGGAGTCTCTTTTCCTGTCAAACTTGAAGATGGGAAGCAGTTGAAAGCTGTAGGTTTAAGGAAGAAGAGCATGCTTGGCATGGGCATCAAAATCTATGGCTTTG GAATATATGCAGACAATGAGAAATTGAAAGACCTTATGCAGTCTAAGATTGCAAAAGCACCATCAAAACCAACAAAGGAGATGTATCAAATGGCGATTGATAGTGATCTGGGAATGATGATGCGGTTGGTAATTGTTTTCTCTAACCTAACCATGAACATGGTAAGAAAGAACTTTGACGAAGGCCTCGGAGCTGCCATCAAGAAGCTTACTGGTGGAAAGAATGAGGAGCTCACAAAGAA GATCATGGGTGAAGCATCTGATGACATAAAGCTGAATTCTGGTtctgtaattgagatttcaaggCTTCCAGGATATGTTCTTCAGACCAAAG TAAAGGGTGAGATTGTGAGCAAGGTGGAAAGTGAACTACTCTGCAGGGCCTTCATCTACATGTATTTAGGTGATGATCCATTTGACAAAGACGCCAAGGAGAAGTTCGGGGCATCCATGCTCTCTCTGTTCTAA
- the LOC125848791 gene encoding putative glucose-6-phosphate 1-epimerase — protein MSWNVIHDGDGSASRIVLKEHAGSTAEVLFLGGQVVSWKNERREELLFRSNKTLWKPPKAFRGGIPISFPQFGTFGSLERHGFARNRVWLLDDSPSPLPAANSQSTVDLILKSTEEDLKIWPHRFEVRLRISLSAGKLTLIPRVRNIDNKPFSFTFSLRNYLSVSDISEVRVEGLETLDYFDNLQRGERYTEQADAITFDSETDRVYLSTPTKTAIIDHEKKRTYVLQKEGMADAVVWNPWDKKAKSLPDLGDEDYKKMLCVDSAAVETPIILKPSEEWRGRQELSTVSSSYCSGQLDPRKVLYG, from the exons ATGTCGTGGAACGTAATTCACGACGGCGATGGATCGGCTTCGCGAATAGTATTGAAGGAGCATGCTGGATCAACTGCAGag GTGCTTTTTCTGGGTGGTCAAGTTGTTTCTTGGAAGAATGAACGAAGAGAAGAACTGTTGTTCAGGAGTAATAAG ACCCTGTGGAAACCTCCTAAAGCCTTCAGAGGTGGAATACCTATCAGCTTCCCACAG TTTGGAACTTTTGGTTCTTTAGAGCGACATGGTTTTGCAAGAAACAGAGTGTGGTTATTGGATGATTCTCCTTCTCCTCTACCTGCAGCAAACAGTCAGTCAACTGTCGATCTCATTTTGAAATCTACAGAAGAGGATCTGAAGATCTGGCCGCATAG GTTTGAGGTGCGGCTACGTATTTCTCTCAGTGCTGGCAAGCTGACTTTGATCCCTCGTGTCAGGAATATAGATAACAAGCCATTCTCATTCACTTTCTCTCTGCGTAATTATTTATCTGTTTCTGATATCAG TGAAGTGCGGGTTGAGGGCTTGGAGACACTTGACTACTTCGATAATTTGCAGCGGGGAGAAAGATACACAGAGCAGGCAGATGCAATTACATTTGATAGTGAG ACGGATAGAGTATATCTTAGCACACCAACAAAAACTGCTATAATAGATCACGAGAAGAAGAGAACTTATGTCCTTCAGAAAGAAGGAATGGCAGATGCTG TTGTTTGGAATCCTTGGGACAAAAAGGCCAAGTCTCTCCCAGATTTAGGTGATGAAGATTACAAGAAAATGCTGTGTGTGGATTCTGCTGCTGTTGAAACTCCCATTATCTTAAAACCCTCTGAGGAGTGGAGGGGGCGGCAAGAGCTCTCTACGGTATCTTCAAGTTATTGCAGTGGACAATTGGACCCTAGGAAAGTTCTTTATGGCTAA
- the LOC125848363 gene encoding U-box domain-containing protein 3: protein MEEMVVEALLFGDRQAQLLAARQLAQFSNKQRHKIAEKGVVPPLILMLSTNDCEVIEAALFALLSLAFRSERNKTLIAKSGGITVLLDVIQCENKLLVELGVAFLLTLSSCGSNKMEIASFGAIPILLELLNSQSYNNISFQANLDILSTLHNLSTCNQLIPSIVSYGGVATLIRLIKLTSELVMEKAVALLENLVSSSRIALEEAARTEGAIQCLVEAMEEGSRQCKEHAVTILLLICDSCRDRYRGMILREGAMAALLQLSVDGTRRARDKAKRLLFLLRDCSNCGQTSNQTKNIVLFEQIMRQIEQVGEPEGMSVAFLEEMISKLRT, encoded by the exons ATGGAAGAAATGGTGGTGGAAGCTCTCCTCTTTGGTGATAGACAAGCACAGCTCCTTGCTGCAAGACAACTTGCTCAATTTTCCAACAAGCAAAGGCACAAAATAGCCGAAAAAGGCGTTGTTCCTCCATTGATTTTAATGTTGAGTACTAATGATTGTGAAGTCATTGAAGCTGCACTCTTTGCTCTCCTTAGCCTAGCATTTCGCAGTGAAAG GAACAAGACACTCATAGCAAAATCAGGGGGTATAACAGTGTTATTAGATGTAATTCAATGCGAAAACAAGTTGTTAGTAGAGCTAGGAGTGGCATTTCTCCTGACCCTCTCTTCTTGTGGTTCAAACAAGATGGAAATTGCTTCATTTGGGGCTATCCCAATTCTACTTGAATTGTTAAATTCACAATCCTACAACAACATAAGCTTCCAGGCTAATTTGGATATCTTGTCAACACTTCACAATCTTTCAACTTGCAATCAGCTTATTCCTTCCATTGTTTCATATGGAGGGGTAGCTACCTTGATCCGACTAATCAAACTTACCTCGGAGTTGGTAATGGAAAAAGCTGTGGCGTTGCTAGAGAATCTTGTTTCTTCATCAAGAATTGCACTAGAGGAAGCTGCAAGAACAGAGGGAGCAATCCAGTGTTTGGTGGAGGCAATGGAGGAAG GTTCAAGACAATGTAAAGAGCATGCAGTGACAATTCTACTCCTAATATGCGATAGCTGCAGAGACAGATACAGAGGAATGATCTTAAGGGAAGGAGCAATGGCAGCATTGCTTCAGTTGAGCGTTGATGGGACAAGGAGAGCCAGAGACAAGGCAAAAAGACTGCTTTTTCTTCTTAGAGACTGTTCAAATTGTGGCCAAACGAGTAATCAGACGAAGAATATTGTGTTATTTGAGCAGATTATGAGACAGATTGAGCAAGTAGGAGAACCAGAAGGGATGTCAGTAGCTTTCTTAGAGGAAATGATTTCAAAACTTAGAACATGA